The Antedon mediterranea chromosome 11, ecAntMedi1.1, whole genome shotgun sequence genome window below encodes:
- the LOC140062995 gene encoding uncharacterized protein, with the protein MEGEDIPVLVHFGQHAKKMFVKKSSGKMEILEKCAELFPETESFFLQIFDDEFEEWVDIGDTTLIVKKTVLKMFEKEERPSKRAAGASSSSDDERGKSLLQKISNIKKKFKTKQSTKPKKTKPVDVTVQMGWLHFNMKKKEYTQVRAIKGGGTTTVRTNRYSTIQEIIELGTNMFFQNGNSIFGKLDQMSVHLADYRANVIDTEDWRLDNILEAGVKVRLYLCSKLIKPDHQVLSPLQNLHNRLKLVLQNLHNRLKLVLHNLLKLASHNLLKLNQPEHQQIENDEDDPNILLMGDFNARIGILLLADLKKINTPMAFLDFRKAFDSVWLNGLFKAVWSSGV; encoded by the exons ATGGAAGGTGAAGACATCCCGGTCCTTGTGCATTTTGGCCAGCAtgccaaaaaaatgtttgtaaaaaaaagtaGTGGGAAAATGGAGATATTGGAGAAATGTGCTGAG ttattTCCTGAGACAGAAAgcttttttcttcaaatttttgATGATGAGTTTGAAGAATGGGTTGATATAGGTGACACAACCTTAATTGTCAAAAAGACAGTCCTGAAAATGTTTGAAAAGG AAGAAAGACCCAGTAAAAGAGCAGCAGGAGCATCATCATCCTCTGATGATGAAAGAG gaaAGAGTCTGCTGCAAAAAATTTCTAAtatcaaaaaaaaatttaagacAAAGCAATCAACAAAacccaaaaaaacaaaacctgTGGACGTAACAGTACAAATGGGCTGGTTGCATTTCAACATGAAAAAGAAGGAATATACACAAGTAAGAGCAATCAAAGGGGGAGGAACTACAACCGTACGCACCAACAGATATTCAACGATTCAAGAAATTATTGAGTTGGGTACAAACATGTTCTTTCAAAATGGAAATTCCATATTTGGAAAACTTGATCAAATGTCCGTCCATTTAGCAGATTATCGTGCAAATGTTATAGATACAGAAGATTGGAGGCTAGATAACATTTTGGAAGCAGGTGTAAAAGTACGCCTGTATCTCTGTTCTAAACTTATAAAG CCGGACCATCAAGTTCTTTCTCCACTCCAGAATCTCCACAACCGCTTGAAACTCGTACTCCAGAATCTCCACAACCGCTTGAAACTCGTACTCCACAACCTCTTGAAACTTGCAAGCCACAACCTCTTGAAACTCAACCAGCCGGAACACCAACA AATAGAAAATGATGAGGATGATccaaatattttattgatggGAGATTTCAATGCGAGAATTGGAA TATTGCTGCTTGCAGACttaaagaaaataaacacaCCTATGGCCTTCCTGGACTTCCGTAAAGCTTTTGACAGTGTCTGGCTAAACGGTTTATTCAAAGCTGTTTGGTCATCAGGTGTATAA